The Gadus morhua chromosome 16, gadMor3.0, whole genome shotgun sequence DNA window TTGAAGCGGATCATCCCCCACCCCTACTACAACGAGTACACCTACGACAACGACATCGCCCTGATGGAGCTGTCCAGCAGCGTTCCGTACAGCGACCACATCCGGCCCATATGCATGCCCGCAGCGCAGCACGTCTTCCCCCCCGGCCACTCGGTGTGGATCACAGGCTGGGGCGCCACCCGGGAGGGAGGTGAGACGCTGACCACCACAACCATGCTCTTTATTGTTTGATATCTGAATTATAGTCGGGACGCCATAGTTCCTCACAGAACTTCGCAGCActatattaatgtgtgtgtgtgtgtgtgtgtgtgtgtgtgtgtgtgtgtgtgtgtgtgtgtgtgtgtgtgtgtgtgtgtgtgtgtgtgtgtgtgtgtgtgtgtgtgtgtgtgtgtcctaggcCTGGCGGCCACCGTGCTCCAGAAGGCCCAGGTCCGGATCATCAACCAGACTGTGTGTAACAATCTGATGGCGAATCAGATCACCTCCCGCATGATGTGTGCTGGGGTCCTGCTTGGGGGCATCGACGCCTGTCAGGTACTACCGGCATTTCTTTGTCTGTCCTTTTCTCTTTTGTCAGGGAGGAGGTAAACAGATAATTTCATCATGTAGGTCGCTTTAGACAGAAGCGTCTGCTAAGGGTAAATGTAATGTGTGTCAGGTATTTAACATGGCAGCATACATAGTGCTCACACACgtcttttgtctgtgtgtgttcctcccaGGGGGATTCCGGCGGGCCCCTCTCCAGCCCCTCCAAGGGAGGTCGCATGTTCCTGGCCGGGGTGGTGAGTTGGGGAGACGGCTGCGCTCGGAAAAACAAGCCGGGCATCTACACCCGCGTCACCAAGTACAGAGGCTGGATCAAAGAGAAAACCGGAGTGTAGCGCACGAGCACGGACATCAcccacccagagagagagagagaggcttttaATCTGAGAGACCAAACCAAACCTGGATCGCTCGACGAAGTCTTCCACCGCCACCTATCAAATCCCCCGTGGACAATGAACTGAAAttgttccttcttttttttattttatttttgtctaATGAACTTCcagatttgttttaatatttttaagatgtaaatagtgtttatttttgtgtttttatttgattgtCTGGCTGTCCTTTATTTTACATTGTGCTGCAGAAAGGCATAGGGTATGTGCTACACGGGAGCAGTCCCTTATCGTAGGCCTTAGGAATAATGTTACACCAAGAACAATAGAAAACTGCAGCACAATTCTTCACTTCATTTCCCCTACACAACtgctgaccacttttttttccaTCCCAGTGCATGGTCAAAATGTGAATAGTTttctcttctctgtgtgtgtgtgtgtgtgtgtgtgtgtgtgtgtgtgtgtgtgtgtgtgtgtgtgtgtgtgtgtgtgtgtgtgtgtgtgtgtgtgtgtgtgtgtgtgtgtgtgtgtgtgtgagtgataaaTCTTAACAGAAGCTCAGGAATATGGTTTGATATTTATGTTCTTCTATTTGTTTGGATGTTGGATAATGATCAGCCAAAGAGAGACGTTAGTGTGGAACTTCCAGCGCTTCTGTGTAACTGCTTTGGATTATTAGGTTTTCTATCCGACCAGCTGGACATTCTGTTTTGCCATGAAATCACATGGAGAGTAGACCCCTTATAGTTTCAACTTTTATCTTCTCTACCTGTATAACCCTATCATGCACTAAAGGCAATATGAGCATGagtattgtgtatgtgttgtttttatagtgtttttaaataaaatatcttACATGCAGGTTTCTCACAATGGCATGTGTTTTGTGCGAATGCATTAGTTCATCATATCCCTGGATAACGAGTTCTCTGATTGGGAAAGGTTGCTGGCAGGTCAAATTGGCTAAACCGACCCAATACCCAGCTCTAACTACACCAATTCATATAAGAGGGACAAGAGTATTATTGGTGTCGCAGAGAACTAGAAGCCAACCGTTTCCTCCTGAAATGACCCGTGAAtcccaatcaaccaatcagatcactcGAAAATCACAGTCAATTGGATTGCTTGAAATGCAATGCCAACaacttattttgtttatattttatggATTTTTGCACCATATTCACTGCATCTGTATCAACTGCAATTATGTGATCGTATACATTTCTAAATGTGTGATTTGTAGaataggatttgtgcacctgcaATGAATTATTAGAGACGGTTTAGCTGTTTTTCTGCTgtgtttgtctgattgagaAAAATCGGAAAGTTTACAAACCCTAAAGCAATTTCTCTAACTTCAAATTTACTGATAGACATATGTGACTagctatttttattttctacaaCTACCAAGTCCACCGTTACAGGAACAGTCATTTATCTTGCGAATCATTCCCTAACCCTATGCCCTGTGAATGGGAGGCCCATGGTTCTGTACTTTGGGGTGAGTTTGGAATCTAGAGtgaaggccgatatatgctctgttttagacgtaacgcgtaagcacgtaagatacataacccccccttgcgcggtaaaatatccccccttacgtgcttaagtgcgtcggcccaaattcctgactatgcgactaaacactacggccctacgcagctcgcaaagactgtgattggccagccaaccacatcctttcaggagtctcacatttccggttttacagcataatagcgccatttttaaaaggccgtgacagaagcgaatgaagaattttgaagaaggagaagaagaaaacacaagaacgaattatgatgattataaacagtaccgcgggaagtaggggtgctgggggtgctgccgcaccccctgtctgaggccctgtcttatcacagaaaacgattatttctaaaaactccggccaaagtggagatttctgaaaacgccggttatgtgttgtgtcaacggggagaaacgggattttaggttctgaagcgtcacattatgcaccaggaaatgcttaacgtcatgtgagcgcccgctgtaccgtattggtccgaatataaacacaaacccgacctatgtttggaaaaaaagatttgaagaccagatcttgtttttataaataaataaataaattgtattcattgaaataatacacgaaaattaaaaggcatagaataaaacactgcattgccactaaacagtagtgcaaataggccgtactgatgtgtacacaaaagactattcctgacactcctctgccccgctgtgttcgctctggctgtggtcgctccgcactgtttcggcccgtggcaaagcgggtcatcgtcgctgctgtccaaggcattttgagacgcagcatttatttaatactcatatgacctagtgctgaaaaaaagttatatgaaaaagtgtgaggggagcggtggcgcgctaaacttgttctgtgagcagctggatgtgaaccatggtgtgaacacaacgatcgattttcgactgtgcgcgcatgcactggtgtaattgagctgcgctgctatatatcttttttatcaatgttgcgagttgcgagtctagtccaggctgagtttttttttccagcaccccctgctgagaatacgtttccgaggctatgattataaatataaacaagccagcgatttccacttccacgcccacagattcgttcgttgctccccctactgttctggcggagaatccccttgcaacacgcgcaatccttaaggaaccttacgggaaccgtaaatcaaaacttgtctaaaacaagtcccttgtgtaaattacgtgcttacgtctctgcgtctaaaacgaccctaaataggccttGAGATTACAAATTTTTGCATTCTTACTCATTTTACTCAAACATTTCGTGAAACTTGGCAGCCCTTTATGTCTCCAGAAAAGAACAGTCAGAATAAACGctttattaattcattatttattatatacggaaCATATAGACACCATGTCTCGGTTATTTGAGACCTGAAAGGAGACGGACCGGAAATGGTCCCGACGTGTTATTGCTCCGCCGCTTCGGTTTGCTCTGGTTAGGGATTGCGTTGTCAAGTGTTGACAATAAACCAGATTTAAAGTCATTGGTcgatattttattcataatttgcGGCAATATAGAGAATATAGTGTTATGATAACAACAGTATGTTGTATGATATAGGAGGGTACTATTATGATGCCTTCTATCCAGTAACGTTGGGTTATTTACCAACTCAGAACTCACGTTAAGCGCTCCTGAACATTTCACTCTTGGACGGTGACTCATTAAGGTCTCCAAAACGTTACAAAGGGGACTTATTgccggtaaaaaaaataatggataAAGACAAGAGGAGAGATAGCAGGGGAAGCTGGGACTGGGACAACCCGCAGTGTCGGGCTCAGTTGGACGAAATCTTCTTTCGCCAGCATGATTACATCCAGGCGGGGACTCCAGAACATAAGGACTTCTGGGCCTTCTTTGACCGCTTCCAGAGGTTCAGGACTAAAAAGGACATGCATGGCCTCGGACCTAGTAAGAGCAGTGAAACGGGTGAAGGCAAAGTAGATCTGGGTCTACCAAAAGAGTATGACGCGCGGTATCGCATCAACGTGTCCGTGTGCACCGGAGACGTCGAGGAGCGACTCGGGCGGTCTGACAGCAGAAACCGCTCCTCCGGGTTGGGACAAGAACAGATCGCCGACTGTCGTTCGGCATATTTACACTTCTTGGATTTCAGGCAGAGGCAGAGTTTCGCAAAACTGGCAAAACTACGGAAGGACCAGAAGAATCTGCCCATCTACCAGTACCGCGACCGGATCGTTGATCTGGTGCGGCAGCaccccgtggtggtggtggcgggggacACGGGCTGCGGCAAGTCGACCCAGGTACCCCagtatctcctctcctccggcTTCACTCAGATTGCCTGCACCCAGCCCCGTCGTATCGCCTGCATCTCACTGGCCAAGAGGGTCAGCTTTGAAAGTCTCAACCAATATGGATCAAAGGTAAGCTGTCGGGAACACCATGGTCTTAATATCAaaagtatatttatattataccaCTATCATTGACTCATGCACAAGAAGGTAAGTGGACAGACAATGCAATGATTCTGTGATGTATATTTCCAGGTGGGGTACCAGATCCGTTTTGAGACGACGCGGACGGAAGCCACCAAGCTGTCGTTCCTGACCGAGGGTCTTCTACTGCGTCAGATCCAGCAGGACCCTGGGCTCGCCCAGTACCAGGTGCTGATCGTAGACGAGGTCCACGAGAGACACCTCCACTGTGACTTCCTGCTGGGCGTGCTGCGCTCCCTGTTGTCCTGCCGACCGGACCTGCGGCTCATCCTCATGTCGGCCACCATCAACATCAAGCTGTTCTCCGACTACTTCGCCAGCGCACCAGTGCTGCAGGTGCCTGGCAGGCTGTTCCCCATTCAGGTGAGGACACCCAGCAGCATGTTCAACCTAGCAACATGACCTAGCAGCCCAACCTAGCAGCACGTTCTCTGATGTTCAGTCTTtctttaatttattcattcagtCCTTTAGGGGTTGTTTAATCAGATGTAGTGCAGTATAACACCATTCTAAACTCTAAAAAACACTGTAGTAGAAATAATACAcacgcaaaaaaacaaaagttaGGTATAAATATGTATCACGTATATCATCGATATTAAATAGGATGTGCATGAAGCGGTGCAGtgaaacaaaaaaattaaactAATGTACCATAACatttgcaccccccccccccccccccccccccccccccccccccactgcaggTGATCTACCAGCCCATCCCCCCGGAGGAGCAGGCGTCCCGCCTGGAGAAGCTGGACCCGCGGCCGTACCTGCGCGTGCTGCAGGGCATCGACCAGCGCTACCCCCCGGAGGAACGCGGCGACCTGCTGCTCTTCCTCAGCGGCGTGGCCGAGATCTCCACCATCCAGGAGGCCTGCCAGGTGTACGCCACGCACACCCAGCGCTGGATCGTCCTGCCGCTGCACAGCACCCTCTCCCTGGTCCAGCAGGACAAGGCAAGCAGAACCCCGGGCCCCCCCACAGTGCGGGGCCGCCATATCCGGGGCCCTACATGGAAGCGTAACACTGGTCCCTGTGTTTAGCACGTTGACATCGAGCGGACCATTTCAGCCCACGTGAGGCTCAGAATAGTCAAGGCTTAAGATCATTATTGCAGTAGCTACTACTGATGCATTACAGAGCACTTAACAGATGAACTCTCTCTGGAATTCCTTAAAATGAAGCGGCTCCTGGCAACGAGAATTATGGCTGATGGGAAAGGTAGCCTTAGGCCTTAAGCCTTATGTTTTCCAGATGGATATGCATGGTGAAGTTCTGAACCATATGGACATGCAGCATTTATTATGTTGTTCTCAGACAGATGGACATGCAGGGCGTAGTGTGTTCTAATTCTGATACCCATGGACTAACATTAATTGCTGTCTTTTCAGGTGTTTGACATCTCCCCTCCAGGGGTGAGAAAATGCATCATTTCCACAAATATCGCAGAGACGTCGGTCACCATCGATGGCGTCCGCTTTGTCGTGGATTCTGGTACGTATATTGCACTCCAAGCTTAGCCCAAACACTGTTAGTCTTCCTCATGCTGACCAGCAGCGTTTAGGACTGGGTTTATTAAGTCAAGCAGATGCATCCCAGACAGGCAGTGTTAAAAAAATCGAGTACGATCTAAACAGTCCTTCCTGCGGCTCCTCAGGGAAGGTGAAGGAGATGAGCTTCGACCCCAAAGCCAAGATGCAGCGGCTGCAGGAGTTCTGGATCAGCCGGGCCAGCTCTGAGCAGAGGAAGGGCCGAGCCGGGCGCACAGGCCCCGGGGTCTGCTACCGCCTCTACGCAGAGTCCGACTACGACGCCTTCGCCCCTTACCCTGTCCCAGAGATCCACCGGGTGGCGCTGGACTCGCTGGTGCTCCAGGTGAACtacgctccttctctctcactcactcactcactcactcagtcacacacacacacacacacacacacacacacacacacacacacacacacacacacacacacacacacacacacacattctttgaTACCAGGTAGTGGTTCTTGATGAAATGTTGAGGCTCTTTGAAATGTTGAGTTTCTTTGATGAAATGTTACGGTTCTCTGATGAATGGGTTGGGGTTATATGATGTAAGGTTGAGGTCCTATGATGGTACACTACAGTTCTCTGATGGGAGGTTGATGTTCTTTGGTGTAACCCTGTGGTTCTCTGATGTAACTGTTCTTCGCAGATGAAGAGCATGGGACTGGGGGACCCGAGGTCCTTCGTGTTCAtcgaccctcctcctccatccagcatcCAGACTGCAGTGACCTACCTGAGGGAGCAGGGGGCGCTAGACAGCCGAGGGGAGCTCACCTCGATAGGAAGCCTGCTGGCCCAGCTTCCTGTGGACGTTGTGATTGGTGGGGATCCTCTGTTTTATGGCTCAGCCGTTGGTTAGATGGGGTTGACAGTTAAGAATATGAATTTAAATCAAGTCTTACCATTTTGTATTGTATGTGTTATCATTAAATGTATGAAACTTTGTATCTATGCATTTAAAGGGATACGGCAAGATATCTGTAAATTGGTGTTTGCCTGTCTTACCAAGATTCAGACGAGTTGTTCAGAATCTGTTCTGTTACTCgctttaatttacatttacagtagCCTAGCTCCTGTTCATGTGAGGGGAATACATTTAGACCATCTACAATACAAGATTTGAGTTGGTCTACAAACATACAGATAGTTCAGCACTTTTTTGTCAAATTCATAATAAGAAGGATTTAGGTCAGTGTAAaaattcacgtgtgtgtgtgtgtgtgtgtgtgtgtgtgtgtgtgtgtgtgtgtgtgtgtgtgtgtgtgtgtgtgtgtgtgtgtgtgtgtgtgtgtgtgtgtgtgtgtgtgtgtgtgtccaggtaaGATGCTGGTGCTGGGCTCGGTGTTCAACGTGGTGGAGCCCGTGCTGACGGTGGCGGCGGCGCTCAGCGTCCAATCGCCGTTCCTCCGCAGCGCGCAGCACAACCCCGACTGCGCCACCGCGCGCCAGCCCCTGCACAGCAACCAGGGAGACCCCTTCACTCTGCTCAACACCTTCAACGCCTGGGTGGAGGTCAGCCGTGCGAACGGAAATGCAATTTGTTATGCTTTATTACAGAGTGATCctgagaggaaggtatgggagatggaggggagggcaTGCGGTAAATGACCGCGGGTAgtaggaatcgaacccggggcGCTGCGTTCGGGACTTAGCCTGTATGGTATGCGCTCTACCCTGTGAGCCACCGGGGCGGGTTTATCGACCAGGCAGAATGTTGTCGTCTGTGTTCAGAGCAGCAGGGTAGGCCCAAACAACTGCAAGCTATCGTCTTCTGTTTACACGAGATAAGATGGAGCTTGATTCATTCCAGAGGGGAATCTGGATGTGACCACAAGTAGTACAGGgtagtaataaaaaaataataagagaTAAAACCTTCTCGTACACGTACAGATTTTTATTTGATAGGGCCCCTATTTTAGTGCAACGTGTGTTGTTGATTATCCATTACAAGTCATACGCTACATTGCTGGTACTTtgcactgggtaggctggtaggttGTATCAATCaatcatacatctgggtggacactcccacatGTGATGTCACCATAGCGTCATTTTTTTATTGGCTATTCAGCATTGTACCCGGTGGTAAAATATGAGCCCTTTTTAATTTCTCTGCTAGCATGAGTAGGATTTTGAGTTTGTATTCCACTCCGAATAAAGCCCAACATGGTGTTTGGACGGGTCATGAAGGTGTTTTAATCGTACATTAAGCGTCTGGTTGTGCGGTGACCTCACAGGTGAAGGGGGAGCGAGGGGGCGGGTCCAGGAAGTGGTGCCGGAGGCGTGGCGTGGAGGAGCAGCGTCTCTACGAGATGGTCAACCTGCGCCGACAATTCAAGGTACGGTGTACGGTGTCATACAGCAGTCTCAGAATACCAGACGATCAGAGTTGTCGCCGCCTGCCAAACGTCTCAGGATTTCTTTATACAAATGAGTCTTATGAGCGGCGGGGAGGATGGCCGCTGACAGACCTACGCCCCACGCTTTTTAAAACATAGAAGATGGATGACCCGAGCAACGTGACATTACTTCACAATGTTTCGCCTGTTATGTGGAAAAAGACAATCTTCTTGGTAGTTTTCTTTGGCTCAGCCATCCTATAACGCACGTGTTGTGGTGTTTACGAGCACACATGTTGTGGTGTTTACGAGCACACATCTGCATGTCGCCACCTTGATAGCATGTCTGACAGGTTTGTTTAAAACTATCTGATCGTTTTAGCAGCGGAACCTGCGTGATTGTCCTCGGTCTCTAGTTGAGAAAAGCGCTTAGTGACCGACTACTGATTAAAACAGTAAcccaaaaaacatatttttggttgattgttattatttatagcTCTAGATTGATAAATGACTCGAtgcacattttaaaatgttcatgtcTTTTAATATACGTAGATCTCCTCTCGTTAAgacaatcgtgtgtgtgtgtgtgtgtgtgtgtgtgtgtgtgtgtgtgtgtgtgtgtgtgtgtgtgtgtgtgtgtgtgtgtgtgtgtgtgtgtgtgtgtgtgtgtgtgtgtgtgtgtgtgtgtgtgtgtgtgcgcgcggtgCCAACAGGAGCTGCTAAAGAGCCACGGGCTGCTGGAGCCCgcggcgccccctggtggcggggCCCCCGGGGACCGGGGCCAGCGCAGGGAGCGTCTGACGGAGCGGAGGAAGCTCCACCAGCTGAAGAGGGAGCACGACCTGGGGGAGGGCAGCCGGCGCAAGGTGCTGCGGCTGGGGGAGGACGCCGAGGGgggctccgactccggctcGGACGCAGAGGACGCCGGCAAGAGATCCAAGGACAAGAACCGGCCCGGTCAGGGCACCGACatacaggtcagaggtcaccccggagtgtgtgtgtgtgtgtgggtgtgtgtgggggcgtgggTGTGTTTTAGTGAGTTCAGCttgattatttaaaaaaatcgtaTACCTTTTTTTATAAGTAAGTACTTTGTAGCAGTAAATCGATAGGTAGATAAGAATAGAACATTTAgttatattttatctttttacTGGATTGCACCGATGACGAAGCCTGAAAGACAAGCATAACAATTCCCTTTAGTGACTGTCAACTGTCGCTCATTGTTCCATCCACGTGAACATGGCCACAAACCCTGAATCACACGTCAGCGCTAACACCCCCTCTTAACCGGCGCGCCTCCTGCTCTCTTCCGGTCTGCTTCCTCCCGCGGACAGGAAGTGAAGTTCAAGTTGCGTCACAACGTGTCGGAGCTCCAGGAGGCGGCCCTGGCCAGCCAGGACCTGTCGTCACGGCAACAGTCCATCCTGAAGCTGGTGCTGTGCCGCGGCCTGTACCCCCAGCTGGCGCTGCCCGACGAACACAACAGCACGCGGAAGGACTCGGAACAGGTGAGCGTGCTCTCCCAGGGAAGGTCCTTCCGTCAAACCTGTCAGGCCATCGCTGTTTTTTTACAGACACACTTTAGACGGATTTAAAGCAGAATAAACAGATTAAGATCACGTTCCCCTGGTAAGGTAATTGAAATGTAAATAATATTACTGCGTTTACATGGTTATGGCTCATTAAAACGCCTACGCTTACATGTACGTGtgactcaaatacacacacacacacacacacacacacacacacacacacacacacacacacacacacacacttatacttACAATACTTAGTGCTTAATCCAGTGTATTTGACCTTGTGAAATATACAATTTGACCTTAAAACAAGGTCGAGACACACTAGATCAGCAGTTCTGGCCTCATCATGTGTTGATTCACATCGTGGTGTTGATTGGCAAACCTTGGCATGCTTGAAGGATGGAAAGGCCCATCAGGCAGTCTTCATAGTGGCGGGCGGGGCTCTTCGTCCACAGGTGTTCCACACCAGGATGAAGCACAGCGTGGTGATCCATCCCACCAGCGTGTTCGCCAGCGACCCCG harbors:
- the dhx34 gene encoding putative ATP-dependent RNA helicase DHX34 is translated as MDKDKRRDSRGSWDWDNPQCRAQLDEIFFRQHDYIQAGTPEHKDFWAFFDRFQRFRTKKDMHGLGPSKSSETGEGKVDLGLPKEYDARYRINVSVCTGDVEERLGRSDSRNRSSGLGQEQIADCRSAYLHFLDFRQRQSFAKLAKLRKDQKNLPIYQYRDRIVDLVRQHPVVVVAGDTGCGKSTQVPQYLLSSGFTQIACTQPRRIACISLAKRVSFESLNQYGSKVGYQIRFETTRTEATKLSFLTEGLLLRQIQQDPGLAQYQVLIVDEVHERHLHCDFLLGVLRSLLSCRPDLRLILMSATINIKLFSDYFASAPVLQVPGRLFPIQVIYQPIPPEEQASRLEKLDPRPYLRVLQGIDQRYPPEERGDLLLFLSGVAEISTIQEACQVYATHTQRWIVLPLHSTLSLVQQDKVFDISPPGVRKCIISTNIAETSVTIDGVRFVVDSGKVKEMSFDPKAKMQRLQEFWISRASSEQRKGRAGRTGPGVCYRLYAESDYDAFAPYPVPEIHRVALDSLVLQMKSMGLGDPRSFVFIDPPPPSSIQTAVTYLREQGALDSRGELTSIGSLLAQLPVDVVIGKMLVLGSVFNVVEPVLTVAAALSVQSPFLRSAQHNPDCATARQPLHSNQGDPFTLLNTFNAWVEVKGERGGGSRKWCRRRGVEEQRLYEMVNLRRQFKELLKSHGLLEPAAPPGGGAPGDRGQRRERLTERRKLHQLKREHDLGEGSRRKVLRLGEDAEGGSDSGSDAEDAGKRSKDKNRPGQGTDIQEVKFKLRHNVSELQEAALASQDLSSRQQSILKLVLCRGLYPQLALPDEHNSTRKDSEQVFHTRMKHSVVIHPTSVFASDPEVLQVPEDEVRELGVERKGPESSRHQLLSFVTLLETNKPYLSNCVRVPALQALLLVANCVDSNADCSRLVVDGWLELELRDPDGSLKVLSSALSLRADWERLLQARIGQCQGQGLDQGQGLGQGQGLRPGQGQGPGQGSSGAGGVSRKDMDKLSEGLVRFMLYTEVSYSLRRLTAFQTQNLYVGPQPQSEPAKNPLFPGVEAKPDPIKGGLRVTPYFTYNCLADSRDLYSECLRTFWTCPNCALYMPFTPLERMQHEATCRPPGELQDKEAVAESSITTCSLSAPSLTRLYHCDVCDEDLTLSSTEILKHKRQHMASSK